A stretch of DNA from Oryza brachyantha chromosome 9, ObraRS2, whole genome shotgun sequence:
TGGATTCTAGACTCTTGAGAGGTCAGCGGATATCTCATTCAACGGCTCCTCGCCAAAAGCTGGCTCTCGAGAGGTTGGATGGATTCTAAACTCTTGAAGGATCTAGCGGATATCCCACTTAATGGCTTCTCGCCAAAAGCCGGGTCAGGGAATATCTCACTCGTGGCTTCTCGTCGAAAACCTATTGTATTAAACTCTTGAAGGATCTAGCGGATATCCCACTTAACGGCTTCTCGCCAAAAGCTGGGTCAGGGAATATCTCACTCGCGGCTTCTCGTCGAAAACCTATTGTATTGTATGTTGTCTAAATAGATATtggaaaatattaaaacaattatgaagataggttaatatatgatatatcacttACACCTATACACGTTAAAACATGACTTTTACGAttcataaagaaaaataacaattttaaGGGGTGTCCCCTAAACAGCTTAAGAGCTTAAAACAGTTTCTCCAAATACTTGTTAAAATCACGGTAAATGATGAAATGAGCAAGTAAATTTGATGGATTATTACTGGTCAGGTCGGCAAATCTTATTAGTGTTTGACGGGATTAATTAACATAAACGCACGGACGCACGCAACACAACATTCCGACGGCGTCACGGTTTGCCGAGCTGGTGCAAGGTCTTCAtggcggagatggcggcggcggggtcgagGCTCTTGGGGCAGGTGGCGGTGCAGCTCTTGATCATCCGGCAGCGGTAGAGCTTGTCCCACCCCTCCGCCAGCGCCTGCACCCGCTCCGCCCCGTACTCGTCGCGGCTGTCCGACACCCACCGGTACGCgtgcagcagcgccgccggcccCAGGAACGCCTCGGAGTTCCACCAGTACGACGGGCACGCCGTGCTGCAGCACGCGCACAGGATGCACTCGTACAGCCCGTCcagcttcttcctctcctccggcGACTGCGCGTGCTCCCGCAGCCCCCCTTccgtcgtcttcgtcttcgaCTTCCTCTTCAGCCACGGCTCCACCGACTTGTACTGCTGGTAGAAGCTGGTGAGGTCGACGACGAGGTCCTTGACCACGTACATGTGGGGCAGCGGCGTCACCGTCGTGGCCGCCGACGTGCCGGTGTCCACGGGCTTGAGGCACGCGACGGTGTTCACCCCGTCGATGCACATGGAGCAGGACCCGCAGATGCCCTCCCGGCACGACCGCCGGAACGCCAGAGTCGCGTCGTGCTCCTCCTTGATCTTCTGCAGGACGTCCAGCACCATGGGACCGCAGGTGGCGAGGTCGACGTGGTACGACTGCAGGTACGGCCGCCGCTCCGGCGAGTCCGGGCTCCACCGGTACACCCGGAACTccttcaccgtcgccgccgcggcggcgttaCCGCGCCggtccctctcctccttcgcCGCCAGTGCCGCCTGCTTCTCGGCGGCCTCCCGCGCGTTGACGCGCGCGGCCGGGTGGCCACGGAGGGAGGGGaagtggccgccggcgcccttcGCTGAGGCCAGCCTCGGCAGCGTCCTCCGCAGCATcatcgctcgctcgcgcgcgcgcgcgccgtgtCCGGCCACTCGACGTGCCGGAGCTGATCGAGCGGAGCGAGCAAGAAATGCTCGGTGGCGCGGTGGCACGTGCCGGCGTCGGGGACACGTGCGTcgcggcgggggcgacggGTGGTGGAGCGGCTACGTTTGAGATAGAGCTCGGCTTAGCTTTAGTCGGTGGGCTTGCACGGTGGGCCCCGTTAGTCTGCACTGGCCTTGTGGGCTTATAGATTAGGCCCATTTCTTGTGTCACGATGGGCCTCGGTCACTTCAACGTTGGGCGTCTTCGCGGGCTCCCATGCTACTACcgtttttttctgtttggaatTTCCGAAAAACTATAGAACAGCATGCCGTTTAGATC
This window harbors:
- the LOC102699894 gene encoding succinate dehydrogenase [ubiquinone] iron-sulfur subunit 2, mitochondrial, which codes for MMLRRTLPRLASAKGAGGHFPSLRGHPAARVNAREAAEKQAALAAKEERDRRGNAAAAATVKEFRVYRWSPDSPERRPYLQSYHVDLATCGPMVLDVLQKIKEEHDATLAFRRSCREGICGSCSMCIDGVNTVACLKPVDTGTSAATTVTPLPHMYVVKDLVVDLTSFYQQYKSVEPWLKRKSKTKTTEGGLREHAQSPEERKKLDGLYECILCACCSTACPSYWWNSEAFLGPAALLHAYRWVSDSRDEYGAERVQALAEGWDKLYRCRMIKSCTATCPKSLDPAAAISAMKTLHQLGKP